Proteins from a genomic interval of Thamnophis elegans isolate rThaEle1 chromosome 2, rThaEle1.pri, whole genome shotgun sequence:
- the FEZF2 gene encoding fez family zinc finger protein 2, whose translation MASSASLETVMPSACIRTGAANPAKSLAFSIERIMAKGSEPHHKPAAAAFEARPSDSPAKKLLSLCSPLPGVIPVQPLPAYEMPSKALLNYSELWKGSLRHCGAAALGGSTGAFCKSNCGACCKGELPPPPPLGQAALPGAGRVIKPQVIHQTLALPANGSSLYYFNCLDSSAYHPSEILQGQLFASGLLHSPSPAAAAAAAAAAALSAHQKLFLLENAKLAALAPPEKFPNPQYPHKERLPGQLDQVMKENSSLAVERPSGKAHHHAKLGGGSSAGSGGGGTSADGKPKNFTCEVCGKVFNAHYNLTRHMPVHTGARPFVCKVCGKGFRQASTLCRHKIIHTQEKPHKCNQCGKAFNRSSTLNTHIRIHAGYKPFVCEFCGKGFHQKGNYKNHKLTHSGEKQYKCSVCSKAFHQIYNLTFHMHTHNDKKPFTCLTCGKGFCRNFDLKKHVRKLHDPAAAAGAAAVPSSKELSRTGPS comes from the exons ATGGCCTCGTCGGCTTCGCTGGAGACGGTCATGCCTTCCGCCTGCATCCGGACCGGAGCCGCCAACCCGGCCAAGAGCCTGGCCTTCTCCATCGAGCGGATCATGGCCAAGGGCTCGGAGCCCCATCACaaacccgccgccgccgccttcgaGGCCAGGCCAAGCGACTCTCCCGCCAAGAAGCTGCTAAGCCTCTGCTCGCCTCTGCCGGGCGTCATCCCGGTCCAGCCGCTGCCGGCCTACGAGATGCCCTCCAAGGCGCTGCTCAATTACTCGGAGCTCTGGAAGGGCAGCTTGCGGCACTGCGGGGCCGCGGCGCTGGGAGGCTCGACGGGCGCCTTCTGCAAGAGCAACTGCGGCGCTTGCTGCAAAGGGGAGCTCCCGCCTCCGCCGCCCCTGGGCCAAGCCGCCTTGCCGGGGGCCGGCCGGGTGATCAAGCCCCAGGTCATCCACCAGACTCTGGCCCTGCCGGCCAACGGATCTAGCCTCTACTACTTCAACTGCCTGGACTCTTCCGCCTATCACCCGTCGGagatcctccagggccaactcttCGCCTCGGGCCTTCTGCATTCTCCCAGCCCGGCCGCAGCCGCCGCCGCGGCTGCCGCAGCCGCCTTATCCGCCCATCAAAAACTCTTCCTGCTGGAAAATGCCAAGTTGGCCGCTTTGGCCCCGCCAGAGAAGTTCCCCAACCCCCAGTACCCGCATAAAGAGCGTCtcccgggccagctggaccaggTGATGAAGGAGAACTCCAGCCTGGCCGTCGAGAGGCCCAGCGGGAAAGCCCACCACCACGCCAAGCTGGGCGGGGGGTCAAGCGCAGGAAGCGGTGGAGGCGGCACCTCGGCCGACGGGAAGCCCAAAAACTTCACCTGCGAAGTGTGCGGCAAG GTGTTCAACGCCCATTATAATCTCACCCGGCACATGCCTGTTCACACCGGAGCCAGGCCCTTCGTGTGCAAagtttgtgggaaaggtttccgCCAGGCCAGCACGCTCTGTAGGCATAAAATCATCCACACGCAG GAAAAGCCTCACAAGTGTAACCAATGCGGGAAAGCCTTCAACAGGAGTTCCACGCTAAACACTCACATTAGGATCCACGCCGGCTACAAACCGTTCGTCTGCGAATTTTGCGGCAAAGGATTTCATCAAAAAG GGAACTACAAAAACCACAAGCTGACCCACAGCGGCGAGAAGCAGTACAAGTGCAGCGTCTGCAGCAAAGCCTTCCATCAGATTTACAACCTAACCTtccacatgcacacgcacaacGACAAGAAGCCATTCACGTGCCTCACCTGCGGCAAAGGCTTCTGCCGGAACTTTGATTTAAAGAAACATGTGCGGAAGCTGCACGACCCGGCCGCCGCCGCCGGCGCCGCCGCCGTGCCTTCCTCCAAAGAGCTCTCCAGGACCGGACCAAGCTAA